Proteins encoded by one window of Thermococcus sp. JdF3:
- a CDS encoding helicase C-terminal domain-containing protein has protein sequence MTDYFPYENLRPNQRDFIELVSKAVENGENVIIEAPTGFGKTVSVLAGVLPHAKEMGYKVLYLARTHRQMDRVIEELKAISRKSPVSGVELRSRKDLCLHTYLTQFTSDAYTAMVVCKNLKKMGKCEFYENEKKKKAEFDELVRFFLGEPSHPSEILDYSQTLELCPYDLTKRIAEKADVIVASYLYLLSPTIRENFISSLDLDYSDLIVVFDEAHNLPDQAISALSDKISINTINRAIKEADEYNEHEIANFLSILGRGLEILFQEKLSNRDVQETVIQPELVFSHVVDVLGLDTRWLVKTLNDMVAVGDSIREDRIEKGKPPRSYIGRVGEFLLLWLSLIGREDYLFLMSRDRGLSLELVALDPSKALGFIKDVQSAIFMSGTLTPLEAFRDVMGVENARLKKFPRMVRRENAQVLVARDVSTRGDERSLQVYRKMVDYIVEAARIIPKNVGVFAASYEVLQGLLSANLQVRLEGTGKAVFIEKQGASSAENDLMVAQFKAHARGNGAVLLGVMGGRNSEGQDYSGDEMNGVILVGIPYARPTPRVQARIRYFERKFPEKGRYYGYYLPAHRKLVQAAGRVHRSAEEKGSIVVLDYRLLWRGIKKDLPDWMVETVRPVDLGRMRLYLKRFWAT, from the coding sequence ATGACCGACTACTTTCCATACGAAAACCTGCGACCGAACCAGCGCGATTTCATAGAACTGGTCTCAAAGGCAGTTGAAAACGGAGAAAACGTCATCATCGAGGCGCCCACAGGATTCGGAAAGACCGTGAGCGTTCTGGCCGGAGTACTCCCCCACGCCAAGGAAATGGGCTACAAGGTGCTCTACCTGGCCAGAACCCACAGACAGATGGACAGGGTCATAGAGGAGCTGAAGGCGATAAGCAGGAAGAGCCCCGTTTCCGGCGTTGAGCTCAGGAGCAGGAAGGACCTCTGCCTGCACACGTACCTCACCCAGTTCACGAGCGACGCATACACCGCCATGGTCGTCTGCAAGAACCTCAAGAAGATGGGCAAGTGCGAGTTCTACGAGAACGAAAAGAAGAAAAAGGCGGAGTTCGACGAGCTGGTGCGCTTCTTCCTCGGGGAGCCGAGTCACCCCTCGGAGATACTCGACTACTCGCAGACCCTGGAGCTGTGCCCCTACGATTTAACCAAGAGGATAGCGGAGAAGGCGGACGTGATAGTCGCCAGCTACCTCTATCTCCTCAGCCCCACCATACGGGAGAACTTCATAAGCTCCCTGGACCTCGATTACTCCGACCTCATAGTCGTCTTTGACGAGGCCCACAACCTTCCGGATCAGGCGATTTCAGCACTCAGCGATAAAATAAGCATAAACACAATCAACAGGGCAATAAAAGAGGCCGATGAGTACAACGAGCACGAGATAGCAAACTTCCTGAGCATCCTAGGCAGGGGGCTGGAGATACTGTTCCAGGAGAAGCTCTCGAACAGGGACGTCCAGGAGACCGTCATCCAGCCGGAGCTGGTGTTCTCTCACGTTGTCGATGTCCTCGGACTGGACACGAGATGGCTCGTCAAGACACTCAACGACATGGTGGCGGTCGGGGATTCGATAAGGGAGGACAGGATAGAAAAGGGCAAACCTCCCCGCTCCTACATCGGACGCGTCGGCGAGTTCCTTCTCCTGTGGCTCTCCCTCATCGGAAGGGAGGACTACCTCTTCCTAATGAGCCGGGACAGGGGGCTGAGCCTCGAGCTCGTTGCCCTCGATCCATCCAAGGCCCTGGGCTTCATAAAGGATGTCCAGAGCGCGATATTCATGTCCGGAACGCTCACCCCGCTTGAGGCCTTCCGCGATGTCATGGGCGTGGAAAACGCCCGCCTGAAGAAGTTCCCGAGGATGGTGAGGCGGGAAAACGCCCAGGTTCTGGTGGCCAGAGACGTCTCGACGAGGGGCGATGAGCGCTCGCTCCAGGTTTACAGAAAGATGGTGGACTACATAGTGGAAGCGGCGAGGATAATCCCGAAGAACGTCGGGGTTTTCGCGGCATCCTACGAGGTTCTCCAGGGCCTTCTATCGGCGAACCTCCAGGTTAGACTGGAAGGGACGGGAAAAGCGGTATTCATCGAGAAGCAGGGCGCCTCTTCGGCTGAGAACGACCTAATGGTTGCCCAGTTCAAGGCCCACGCGAGGGGCAACGGTGCCGTTCTCCTCGGAGTCATGGGCGGCAGGAACAGCGAGGGACAGGACTACAGCGGGGACGAAATGAACGGTGTAATACTCGTCGGAATCCCCTACGCGAGGCCGACACCCAGAGTCCAGGCCCGGATAAGGTACTTCGAGCGCAAGTTCCCGGAGAAGGGCAGGTACTACGGCTACTACCTGCCGGCCCACAGAAAGCTCGTCCAGGCGGCGGGGAGGGTGCACCGTTCGGCGGAGGAGAAGGGTTCGATAGTGGTCCTCGACTACCGCCTGCTCTGGAGAGGGATAAAAAAAGACCTGCCGGACTGGATGGTGGAAACGGTGAGACCCGTTGATCTGGGAAGAATGCGGCTCTACCTCAAGAGGTTCTGGGCTACCTAA
- a CDS encoding DUF835 domain-containing protein, whose translation MITYEYVKLAAEVVAFVAVMGAIYSLMAVRRVIRDTLGEGVFRALVFGSLLLLLGYGVNVLNDVISSEFLKILDDVLVALGMGIVMVCSITTRRAIATHVEPHVVFDGTSTISPGPYLVRSMSVASVLRLLSGKKILGVTRLPEVYMRCGASYIWISNVGGSNVVSPTALAPLLHAVTTSVDRDTFVILDSVDYLVLHNGEEAVLRFVLHMKDILLTKGAGLVIIAPPETLSEKMVTLLEREFRKLPM comes from the coding sequence ATGATCACTTACGAATATGTGAAACTTGCGGCAGAGGTTGTGGCATTTGTTGCGGTGATGGGGGCGATTTACTCCTTAATGGCTGTACGAAGGGTTATCAGAGACACCCTCGGTGAGGGCGTTTTTCGTGCCCTTGTCTTCGGAAGCCTGCTACTTCTGCTGGGTTATGGGGTCAACGTGCTTAATGATGTAATATCCTCGGAGTTTCTGAAGATCCTGGACGACGTCCTAGTTGCCCTCGGTATGGGCATTGTCATGGTGTGTTCCATCACCACGAGGAGGGCAATTGCAACACACGTCGAGCCCCACGTTGTTTTTGACGGCACGTCCACCATCTCACCCGGGCCGTACCTCGTAAGATCGATGTCGGTTGCCTCGGTTTTACGCCTCCTCTCCGGCAAGAAAATTCTCGGTGTCACCCGTCTCCCGGAGGTATACATGCGCTGTGGTGCCTCCTACATCTGGATCAGCAACGTTGGGGGATCGAATGTGGTGTCTCCCACTGCCCTCGCACCGCTCCTCCATGCGGTAACAACGAGCGTTGACAGGGATACCTTTGTTATACTGGACAGTGTGGATTATCTTGTGCTGCACAATGGGGAGGAGGCTGTTCTGCGCTTTGTTCTCCACATGAAGGATATACTGCTGACTAAAGGCGCTGGGCTGGTTATAATTGCTCCCCCCGAGACGCTGAGCGAAAAGATGGTAACCCTGCTTGAGAGGGAGTTCAGAAAGCTCCCCATGTGA
- a CDS encoding DEAD/DEAH box helicase: protein MSFESLGLSEATLVAVRQKGFSSPTDIQREVIPRLLSGDVDIIGQSQTGTGKTAAFALPIIEAIDPKVKAVQAIILTPTRELALQVADEIKSLRGRKRVYVYAVYGGQPIGPQIRALERGTHVVVGTPGRVLDHIRRGTLDLSSVKFFILDEADRMLDMGFIDDIEAIFRETPRKKRVLMFSATMPPEIKRLARRYMGDYEVVSVSSDELVPEMVDQEYIEVVPARKLTMLRKILDGAGDFYGIVFCATKRETRELSEKLRRAGYSAEALNGDMSQAARERTFWRFKTKKTRVLVATDVAARGLDVQDINYVVNYSLPMTAEDYVHRIGRTGRMGKKGKAMTFIMPGEFRRLRYIAQTAGVEIRKSELSEEIPREYRERYERENQRGRGSRGYPRNPGRSRSYGRDGRSKKGGRNGRRNYSDGYSHDYRY from the coding sequence ATGAGTTTTGAAAGCTTGGGCTTATCGGAGGCCACGTTAGTGGCCGTCAGGCAGAAGGGCTTCTCAAGTCCGACGGATATTCAGAGGGAGGTCATTCCTCGTCTTCTATCGGGCGACGTCGATATAATCGGCCAGTCCCAGACAGGGACGGGAAAAACAGCGGCATTTGCGCTCCCCATAATCGAGGCCATCGACCCGAAGGTCAAGGCGGTTCAGGCGATAATACTGACGCCAACGAGGGAGCTTGCCCTCCAGGTGGCGGATGAAATCAAAAGCCTCCGCGGGAGGAAGAGGGTTTACGTTTACGCCGTCTACGGCGGCCAGCCGATAGGACCGCAGATAAGGGCCCTCGAGCGGGGCACCCACGTCGTAGTTGGAACCCCTGGCAGAGTTCTCGACCACATAAGGCGCGGAACCCTCGACCTGAGCTCCGTAAAGTTCTTCATCCTCGATGAGGCCGACAGGATGCTCGACATGGGATTCATAGACGATATTGAGGCGATTTTCAGGGAGACGCCGAGAAAGAAGCGTGTGCTGATGTTCTCCGCTACGATGCCGCCGGAGATAAAGAGGCTCGCGAGGCGCTACATGGGTGACTACGAGGTGGTAAGCGTCAGCAGCGACGAGCTCGTCCCGGAGATGGTGGACCAAGAGTACATAGAGGTTGTCCCGGCGAGGAAGCTCACGATGCTCAGGAAGATACTCGATGGCGCCGGGGACTTCTACGGGATAGTCTTCTGCGCCACCAAGAGGGAAACCCGGGAGCTCAGTGAGAAGCTCAGGAGGGCTGGCTACAGCGCCGAGGCACTCAACGGCGACATGAGCCAGGCCGCACGTGAGAGAACTTTCTGGCGCTTCAAGACCAAAAAAACCAGGGTTCTCGTTGCGACTGACGTCGCCGCCAGGGGCCTCGATGTGCAGGACATAAACTACGTCGTGAACTACTCCCTGCCCATGACGGCCGAGGACTACGTCCACAGGATAGGCAGAACCGGCAGGATGGGAAAGAAAGGAAAGGCGATGACCTTCATAATGCCCGGCGAGTTCAGGAGGCTCCGCTACATCGCCCAGACTGCGGGTGTTGAGATACGCAAGTCCGAGCTGAGCGAGGAAATTCCGCGCGAGTACCGCGAGAGGTACGAGAGGGAGAACCAGAGGGGGCGCGGTTCAAGGGGCTACCCCAGAAACCCGGGCCGCTCGAGGAGCTACGGCAGGGACGGAAGGAGCAAGAAGGGTGGAAGAAACGGAAGGAGAAACTATTCCGACGGCTACTCGCACGATTACCGCTATTGA
- a CDS encoding ATP-binding protein gives MYFDERPKVRRDDLYDRERELEELLTAINSRKPLILVKGIRRLGKTSLLRVALNEAELPHVIVDLRGVNPNSRRDLYLRFQAALNEYLSKNAPLLKKLKDRIRLIDGVRISGIGVSLSWRNPETLYSLISALESEGFVIAFDEVQEIRGPAGKELASLIAHFYDYGETSFILTGSEVGLLYDFIGIENPNAPLYGRVCHEIGLRRFSREQSLDFLTRGFEQAGIKAPAEILEEAVNRLDGIVGWLVKFGVISLKEGLNKKTVDRVLEEASKMALGELDRFLEKRPLARKRYLTVLHAIARGRNTWSELKRELEKAEKREITDATLARLLDALLRASFIEKKADGRNITYHIADPVLEFALRR, from the coding sequence TTGTACTTTGATGAAAGACCAAAGGTCAGGAGAGATGACCTCTATGACCGAGAGAGGGAGCTGGAAGAGTTGCTAACTGCTATAAACTCACGGAAGCCCCTCATACTGGTCAAAGGAATACGCAGGCTGGGGAAGACCTCCCTCCTAAGGGTGGCCCTTAACGAAGCGGAACTCCCCCACGTCATAGTTGATCTCAGGGGGGTGAATCCCAACTCAAGGCGTGACCTCTACCTCCGCTTTCAAGCGGCACTCAACGAGTACCTCTCGAAAAACGCTCCCCTTCTCAAAAAACTAAAGGACAGGATAAGACTCATAGATGGAGTGAGAATCTCAGGTATAGGCGTTTCGCTCTCATGGAGAAACCCCGAAACGCTGTATTCCCTGATCTCTGCCCTTGAAAGCGAAGGGTTTGTAATAGCGTTCGATGAGGTCCAGGAGATTAGGGGCCCGGCTGGGAAGGAGCTGGCTTCACTAATAGCCCATTTCTATGACTACGGCGAGACAAGCTTCATCTTAACCGGGAGCGAGGTTGGGCTTCTCTACGACTTTATTGGCATTGAGAACCCCAATGCACCCCTTTACGGGAGGGTCTGTCATGAAATAGGACTCAGGCGGTTTTCGAGAGAGCAGAGCCTGGATTTTCTAACTAGAGGCTTTGAACAGGCGGGAATCAAAGCGCCGGCAGAGATCCTGGAGGAGGCAGTTAACAGGCTTGACGGCATAGTTGGATGGCTCGTTAAGTTTGGAGTGATTTCGCTCAAGGAAGGACTGAACAAAAAAACTGTGGATAGGGTTCTTGAAGAAGCGTCGAAGATGGCTTTGGGAGAGCTTGATCGCTTCCTTGAGAAGAGACCCCTCGCGAGGAAGCGTTATTTAACGGTTCTTCATGCAATAGCCCGCGGAAGAAACACTTGGAGCGAGCTGAAGAGAGAGCTTGAAAAAGCGGAAAAGCGCGAGATAACAGACGCTACCCTCGCGAGGCTCCTCGATGCCCTCCTCAGGGCCTCTTTCATAGAGAAAAAGGCTGACGGCAGGAACATAACCTACCACATAGCCGACCCCGTGCTGGAGTTCGCGTTGCGGAGATAA
- the tgtA gene encoding tRNA guanosine(15) transglycosylase TgtA, with protein sequence MVEFKFEIKARDAAGRIGKLTVNGKTIETPAIMPVINPKQLIVTPKELKEMGFGMVITNSYIIYKTPELREKALDVGIHRLLDYDGIIEVDSGSFQLMRYGGVDVTNREIIEFQERIGVDIGTFLDIPTPPDAPREKAEEDLRVTLERAKEAEEVKNIAMNAAVQGSTYPDLRTYAAKKLSEMNFEIHPVGAVVPLMESYRYRDLVDVVIASKLGLRPDRPVHLFGAGHPMIFALAVAMGIDLFDSASYALYAKDDRYLTPEGTKRLEELEYFPCSCPVCSRYTPQELREMPKEERTRLLALHNLWVIREELNRVKQAIKEGTLWELVDERARSHPKMFAAYKRLLEYRDYLERNEPVTKASAFFKVSEEALRWPIVQRAKERAERVVRKFPGKVSHPIFGEIPKYLGLSYPFAQSEGEEDFTITKPGKSEARSYIMAIAEYQFGEGAGEAFKDAFVELSRKTGMPRQIKAKGRHLATFRAEDGLLTLGIEGARRLHEVLPFPRMRVVVNSDAEPFARRGKNVFAKFVVDADPSIRPYDEVLVVNEKDELLATGQSLLNGEELKVFESGLAVKVRRGVEK encoded by the coding sequence ATGGTCGAGTTCAAGTTTGAGATCAAGGCGAGAGACGCCGCTGGAAGAATAGGAAAGCTGACCGTTAACGGAAAAACGATAGAGACCCCCGCAATAATGCCGGTCATCAACCCGAAGCAACTGATAGTGACGCCGAAGGAACTCAAGGAAATGGGCTTTGGAATGGTGATCACCAACTCCTACATCATCTACAAGACGCCCGAACTCAGAGAGAAAGCCCTCGATGTGGGAATCCACAGGCTTCTCGACTACGACGGCATCATCGAGGTCGATTCCGGCTCCTTCCAGCTCATGCGCTACGGCGGCGTGGACGTTACGAACCGCGAGATAATCGAGTTCCAGGAGAGGATAGGCGTCGACATAGGCACGTTCCTCGACATCCCGACCCCGCCCGACGCACCGAGGGAGAAGGCCGAGGAGGATTTGAGGGTAACCCTTGAGAGGGCGAAGGAGGCCGAGGAGGTTAAAAACATTGCCATGAACGCGGCCGTGCAGGGCTCCACCTATCCGGACCTGAGAACCTACGCCGCTAAAAAGCTCAGCGAGATGAACTTCGAGATTCACCCGGTGGGAGCCGTCGTCCCTCTGATGGAGAGCTACCGATACAGAGACCTGGTGGACGTGGTGATAGCTTCAAAGCTCGGCCTCAGGCCCGACAGGCCGGTTCACCTATTCGGTGCCGGTCACCCAATGATTTTCGCCCTGGCCGTGGCGATGGGGATTGACCTCTTCGACTCAGCCAGCTACGCCCTCTACGCCAAGGACGACCGCTACCTGACGCCCGAAGGCACCAAGAGGCTTGAAGAGCTGGAGTACTTCCCGTGCTCCTGCCCGGTGTGCTCACGCTACACACCCCAGGAGCTCCGAGAGATGCCGAAGGAAGAGAGGACGAGGCTTCTGGCCCTGCACAACCTCTGGGTAATCCGCGAGGAGCTTAACAGGGTCAAACAGGCGATAAAGGAGGGAACGCTCTGGGAGCTCGTTGATGAGAGGGCCCGCTCCCACCCGAAGATGTTCGCGGCCTACAAGCGGCTGCTGGAGTACCGGGACTACCTTGAGAGGAACGAGCCGGTGACCAAAGCCTCGGCTTTCTTCAAGGTAAGTGAAGAGGCACTGCGCTGGCCGATCGTCCAGCGCGCTAAAGAGAGGGCTGAAAGGGTCGTCAGGAAGTTCCCCGGGAAGGTGAGCCACCCAATCTTTGGCGAGATTCCGAAGTACCTGGGCCTCAGCTACCCCTTCGCCCAGAGCGAGGGCGAGGAGGACTTCACCATAACCAAGCCGGGGAAGAGCGAGGCGAGGAGCTACATCATGGCCATAGCTGAGTACCAGTTCGGAGAGGGTGCTGGGGAAGCCTTCAAGGATGCCTTCGTCGAGCTTTCAAGGAAGACAGGAATGCCGAGGCAGATAAAGGCCAAGGGCAGGCACCTCGCGACCTTCAGGGCTGAAGATGGCCTCTTGACCCTCGGCATCGAGGGTGCCAGGAGACTCCACGAGGTTTTGCCGTTCCCGAGGATGAGGGTAGTGGTCAATTCAGATGCAGAACCCTTCGCGAGGCGCGGAAAGAACGTCTTCGCCAAGTTCGTGGTCGATGCAGACCCCTCAATCAGGCCCTACGACGAGGTTTTGGTGGTGAACGAAAAAGACGAACTCCTCGCGACCGGCCAGAGCCTACTGAACGGCGAGGAGCTGAAGGTCTTTGAGAGCGGTCTCGCCGTGAAGGTGAGAAGGGGAGTTGAGAAGTAG
- a CDS encoding inorganic phosphate transporter, translating to MITALFMAWAIGANDSAKAVGTAVGSGVLGFKRAVLLIGVFTTLGVFLGGSGVSGTVSGLAEGMSAGEVGLVLFSAASAVTLASLWGRPISTTQSIIGGLVGASLALGLPVDWWTVCRIASAWVLSPIVAALFAVVVYRLYKPLLRRIKCLRNLELTQKWLVFTAAAFSAFNLGANELSNVAGLMEGLGVDGPFKLILALILTLGALTFSYDVMMTVGRDISPLGPTSAFSSQFGASLAVSAANLIGLPVSSGQAIVGAISGLGLYKGEHVNLKLLTGIVKGWVVAPVFAGAISYVLITFLA from the coding sequence ATGATAACGGCGCTCTTCATGGCGTGGGCGATAGGCGCAAACGACAGTGCAAAGGCCGTTGGAACCGCCGTTGGCTCGGGCGTGCTCGGCTTCAAAAGAGCCGTGCTCCTCATAGGGGTATTCACAACTCTGGGCGTTTTTCTTGGAGGTTCTGGCGTTTCCGGAACGGTTTCCGGGCTCGCCGAGGGCATGTCCGCGGGTGAGGTCGGTCTCGTCCTCTTCAGCGCGGCCTCTGCCGTAACCCTCGCGAGCCTCTGGGGAAGGCCTATCTCAACGACCCAGTCCATAATAGGCGGTCTCGTGGGGGCTTCCCTCGCCCTCGGGCTGCCGGTTGACTGGTGGACGGTCTGCAGGATAGCATCGGCGTGGGTCCTCTCACCAATCGTCGCCGCGCTCTTTGCGGTGGTGGTCTACAGGCTCTACAAGCCCCTGCTGAGAAGGATAAAGTGTCTGAGGAACCTTGAACTGACCCAGAAGTGGCTCGTCTTCACGGCGGCGGCCTTTTCAGCCTTCAACCTCGGCGCCAACGAGCTTTCGAACGTGGCCGGACTGATGGAAGGCCTCGGCGTGGACGGTCCGTTTAAGCTTATTCTGGCACTCATCCTTACCCTGGGGGCGCTGACCTTCAGCTACGACGTGATGATGACGGTCGGGAGGGACATCTCCCCTCTTGGGCCAACTTCTGCCTTTTCAAGTCAGTTCGGAGCATCTCTGGCCGTCAGCGCGGCCAACCTAATAGGCCTGCCGGTCAGCTCCGGTCAGGCCATAGTTGGAGCCATAAGTGGTCTGGGCCTCTACAAGGGCGAGCATGTGAACCTTAAACTCCTCACGGGAATCGTGAAGGGCTGGGTGGTGGCCCCGGTTTTCGCGGGTGCGATATCCTACGTTCTCATCACGTTTCTGGCTTAG
- a CDS encoding glycosyltransferase family 2 protein: protein MNPLLLCLAVIFLWDGYFFVNYLLHLFTEYRTGQWLPKVSILIPAYNEGEHILRALRSALAQDYPDFEVIVVDDGSEDNTFEVASSVKSPVLKVYRMEHGGKARALNFGLSKASGEVIVTTDADSYLEPDAVGELVRRFHSDEVLGVGGQVRVAGGSFLEMAQDAEHLRIAMFRRAKELDDLSLAPGPIAAFRREALERIGGFVEDVVEDYATTKAVKEFGKVVYAPRARVWTKMPKSLAVLWRQRKRWFLGDLKNLGGGFTKDLAFLLLSDVVAFFDVIVPPLLLITGQFELFALWWFFETFTMLLPTLFKGGRLINALLFPLIIWFWAVFYLTLHLYGYLSVLLQRA, encoded by the coding sequence ATGAATCCGCTCCTCCTCTGTCTTGCTGTCATCTTCCTCTGGGATGGATACTTCTTCGTTAATTACCTACTCCACCTTTTCACGGAGTATCGAACCGGACAATGGCTGCCTAAGGTCTCGATACTCATCCCGGCTTACAACGAGGGGGAGCACATTCTCAGGGCCCTCAGATCAGCGCTCGCTCAAGATTACCCGGACTTTGAGGTCATAGTGGTCGACGATGGGAGTGAGGATAACACCTTTGAGGTTGCCTCCTCGGTCAAGAGTCCCGTGCTGAAGGTATATCGAATGGAGCACGGTGGAAAAGCCAGGGCCCTGAACTTCGGCCTCTCGAAGGCTTCCGGCGAGGTCATAGTAACGACCGACGCCGACAGCTATCTCGAACCCGATGCCGTGGGGGAGCTGGTGAGGCGCTTCCACTCCGATGAAGTCCTCGGAGTCGGCGGCCAGGTTCGCGTCGCAGGGGGCTCTTTCCTTGAGATGGCGCAGGACGCGGAGCACCTCAGGATAGCGATGTTCCGCAGGGCGAAAGAGCTCGATGACCTGAGCCTCGCCCCGGGTCCGATAGCCGCCTTCCGCAGGGAGGCCCTTGAGAGGATCGGCGGCTTCGTCGAGGACGTCGTGGAGGACTACGCGACGACGAAGGCCGTTAAAGAGTTTGGAAAAGTCGTCTACGCCCCTCGCGCGAGGGTATGGACAAAAATGCCGAAGAGCCTTGCCGTCCTCTGGCGCCAGAGGAAGCGCTGGTTCCTTGGAGACCTGAAGAACCTTGGGGGAGGCTTCACGAAGGATTTGGCCTTTCTGCTCCTTTCAGACGTCGTGGCGTTTTTCGATGTGATCGTCCCGCCGCTTCTCCTTATCACAGGTCAGTTTGAACTCTTCGCCCTCTGGTGGTTCTTCGAGACCTTCACGATGCTCCTGCCTACCCTCTTCAAGGGTGGAAGGCTGATAAACGCGCTCCTGTTTCCCCTTATAATCTGGTTCTGGGCGGTATTTTACCTGACTCTCCACCTCTACGGCTATCTCTCGGTGCTCCTGCAGAGGGCATGA
- a CDS encoding ATPase domain-containing protein, with protein sequence MDERVSTGIPGLDFMLNGGLIPGRTYLIKGAPGTGKTTLAMHFAMAGVDNGENVLYVTLEEPAENLKMDMMKFGFNLADLHFTIIDATPTAERYVLMENFFESFAEGMDKMLAAIKEQFKQRYYHRVVIDPITMLKVATKDDIEYRRSFLTFVKAVGRLKTTVILTSELQRTDVEEYMVNGVIELKMFEMQGKLARGIRITKFRGSAFDGTIRPYKITDRGIVVYHDHVLPLP encoded by the coding sequence ATGGATGAGCGGGTTTCCACGGGAATCCCTGGACTGGACTTCATGCTGAACGGGGGTCTTATTCCGGGTAGAACGTACCTTATTAAGGGGGCCCCCGGTACCGGCAAGACCACCCTTGCGATGCACTTTGCAATGGCGGGGGTGGATAACGGTGAAAACGTACTGTATGTTACGTTGGAAGAACCCGCTGAGAACCTTAAGATGGATATGATGAAGTTTGGCTTTAACCTCGCCGACCTTCATTTTACAATAATAGACGCCACTCCGACCGCGGAGAGGTACGTTCTCATGGAAAACTTCTTCGAGTCCTTTGCGGAGGGCATGGACAAGATGCTGGCTGCCATAAAGGAACAGTTCAAACAGAGATACTACCACAGGGTCGTCATTGATCCTATAACCATGCTCAAGGTGGCTACGAAAGATGATATCGAGTACAGAAGGTCGTTTCTTACTTTTGTCAAAGCGGTGGGGAGGTTAAAAACCACCGTAATCCTGACATCGGAACTTCAGAGGACGGATGTTGAGGAGTACATGGTCAACGGGGTTATTGAGCTCAAGATGTTTGAGATGCAGGGGAAGCTCGCCCGCGGCATCAGGATAACAAAGTTCCGCGGTAGTGCCTTTGATGGCACCATCCGGCCGTACAAGATAACTGACAGGGGAATTGTTGTGTACCACGACCACGTTCTCCCATTGCCCTGA
- a CDS encoding SDR family oxidoreductase: MKNKLVVITGGAGFIGSHIAWELVRDNEVVIIDNLYTGKEENVPPGAKLVKADIRDYSAVAELISHADYIFHEAAQVSVVESVRDPVFTEKVNVMGTLNILKALLEGHGKLIFASSAAVYGDNPNLPLRETERPKPLSPYGVTKATAEEYLRVFHELYGLPVVALRYFNVFGPRQSANQYAGVISIFINRALKNEPLVIFGDGKQTRDFIYVKDVVKANILAAESRRSNGRVFNVATGKQTTILELAMKVIEITGANSSVLFDKPRPGDIRHSLADISGVRSLGFEPEWSLEKGLKKTVEWYSKNHPVVE; the protein is encoded by the coding sequence ATGAAGAACAAGCTTGTCGTCATCACGGGAGGAGCGGGCTTCATTGGCTCCCACATCGCCTGGGAACTTGTCAGGGACAATGAGGTGGTTATAATAGACAACCTCTACACCGGGAAGGAAGAGAACGTGCCCCCGGGTGCGAAGCTTGTGAAGGCCGATATCCGGGATTACAGCGCCGTTGCGGAACTGATAAGCCACGCGGACTACATCTTCCACGAGGCGGCCCAGGTGAGCGTCGTCGAGAGCGTCAGAGACCCGGTTTTCACGGAGAAAGTTAACGTTATGGGCACCCTGAACATTTTAAAGGCACTCCTGGAGGGGCACGGGAAGCTGATTTTCGCGTCCTCCGCGGCGGTCTACGGGGACAACCCGAACCTGCCCCTGAGGGAGACTGAGAGGCCGAAACCCCTTTCCCCGTACGGTGTGACCAAGGCGACCGCCGAGGAGTATCTCCGGGTTTTTCACGAGCTGTACGGCCTGCCAGTCGTTGCGCTGCGCTACTTCAACGTCTTCGGACCGCGGCAGAGCGCCAACCAGTACGCGGGCGTTATAAGCATCTTCATCAATCGCGCCCTGAAGAACGAGCCGCTCGTTATCTTCGGAGACGGCAAGCAGACCAGGGACTTCATTTACGTGAAGGACGTCGTTAAGGCGAATATACTCGCCGCCGAGAGCCGGAGGAGCAACGGGCGGGTGTTCAACGTTGCAACCGGAAAGCAGACGACCATCCTCGAGCTGGCGATGAAGGTAATCGAGATAACCGGCGCCAACAGCTCCGTACTCTTCGACAAGCCCAGACCGGGTGACATAAGGCACAGTCTAGCGGATATAAGCGGGGTTAGGAGTCTTGGCTTCGAGCCGGAGTGGAGCCTTGAGAAAGGGCTGAAGAAAACGGTGGAGTGGTACTCTAAGAACCACCCCGTGGTGGAGTGA